In a genomic window of Sulfoacidibacillus ferrooxidans:
- a CDS encoding SDR family oxidoreductase produces the protein MRALFIGGTGTISSAITKQLLAKGCELYLLNRGNRSDSVSVGSINMQADIHDEASVSKLIENMQFDVVVDFIAFETAHVERDFRLFHGKTKQFIFISSASAYQTPLSDYRITEGTPLSNPYWQYSRNKIACEDYLLKQYRENGFPITIVRPSHTYDDRSIPLGVHGKRGSWQVAKRMLEGKPVIIHGDGTSLWTMTHNSDFAKGFIGLMGNSHAIGESVHITSDETLTWNQIYEIIADALGVKLNAVHVPSEFLAGCSPVDFSGTLLGDKANSVVFDLSKLKRLVPQFVATTRFNQGINQTVANILAHPEYQVEDDAFDMWCDDVIQAMNHALSSIRDNNRS, from the coding sequence ATGAGAGCGCTATTTATTGGAGGAACAGGGACGATTAGTTCTGCTATTACGAAGCAATTGTTAGCAAAAGGATGTGAACTGTATCTTTTAAATCGTGGGAATCGAAGTGATTCCGTGTCAGTTGGCAGCATTAACATGCAAGCTGATATTCACGATGAAGCAAGCGTATCGAAACTAATTGAAAATATGCAATTTGATGTGGTTGTGGATTTTATTGCATTTGAGACCGCTCATGTGGAAAGAGACTTCCGCTTGTTTCATGGGAAGACGAAACAATTTATCTTTATCAGTTCCGCATCTGCATATCAGACCCCTTTGTCTGATTATAGAATTACAGAAGGAACGCCTTTATCCAATCCATATTGGCAATATTCGAGGAACAAAATTGCCTGTGAAGACTACTTGTTAAAACAGTATCGAGAGAACGGATTTCCGATTACAATTGTACGGCCAAGCCATACCTATGATGATCGTTCCATTCCGCTTGGCGTTCATGGCAAACGGGGATCTTGGCAGGTAGCGAAACGAATGCTAGAGGGCAAACCTGTCATCATTCATGGCGATGGAACTTCATTGTGGACCATGACACACAATAGTGACTTTGCTAAAGGTTTTATTGGATTGATGGGCAACAGCCATGCCATCGGCGAATCAGTTCACATCACGTCTGATGAAACGTTGACGTGGAATCAAATATACGAAATCATTGCCGATGCCCTTGGCGTGAAATTGAATGCAGTTCATGTCCCATCGGAATTTTTGGCTGGCTGCAGCCCAGTAGACTTTAGTGGTACGTTGCTTGGTGATAAGGCGAATTCTGTGGTTTTTGATCTTTCTAAGTTGAAGAGACTTGTTCCACAGTTTGTCGCAACAACTCGATTCAATCAAGGGATAAACCAAACGGTTGCCAACATCCTGGCCCATCCTGAGTACCAAGTCGAGGATGATGCGTTTGATATGTGGTGTGATGATGTCATCCAAGCTATGAATCATGCGCTTTCATCGATACGCGATAACAATCGCAGTTGA
- a CDS encoding MFS transporter gives MFRTLHRNIKIRLFVGFLFSIAQATTMPFMAIYFASTIGEAVAGLLLAIATMGSLLASFVSGYYCDKIGRRPIMLFGEVVFFASYVLMAAANSPWWSSPWATFMAFLTSTICFGLYVPADDAMLLDVTDVADRPVVYGMFYWMYNLTLAIGSSVGAFLFEGHRMLLFTITGVAILITLFTTIFFIQETHPVTDAHSLTHPVHATSLFHVYRRVFNDRRFVLYLIGGLCAATLEAQLNNYIGIHLAKNMTTTTITTLHHISLRVDGLKMVGLLQTENTILVVLLATLAIRFVTRRDRRRTLFAGLALNAIGYVLMVVFTNPYILLGTMLVATIGEVINTPIRQAYLGELAPEEMRSSYAAMNGVSFTAARLVASLAVVLGAIVPHWTMVGITALFGFTGIMLLRIVANQLPRFQPRDPFTDNIPTTTSSQT, from the coding sequence ATGTTTAGAACTTTGCACAGAAATATAAAAATTCGCCTGTTTGTCGGTTTCCTATTCAGTATCGCACAAGCGACAACCATGCCATTCATGGCCATCTACTTTGCCAGCACCATCGGAGAAGCAGTTGCTGGTCTACTACTGGCGATCGCAACTATGGGTAGTCTCCTAGCCAGTTTTGTCAGTGGGTACTATTGCGACAAAATTGGACGCAGACCCATTATGCTCTTTGGCGAAGTGGTTTTCTTCGCCTCGTATGTACTGATGGCCGCGGCCAATAGCCCCTGGTGGAGTTCGCCTTGGGCAACGTTTATGGCGTTCCTAACAAGCACCATTTGCTTCGGTCTATATGTTCCTGCGGATGACGCCATGCTTCTTGACGTCACCGATGTTGCTGACCGACCTGTCGTTTACGGCATGTTCTATTGGATGTACAATTTGACTCTTGCGATTGGATCGAGCGTGGGAGCTTTTCTTTTCGAAGGGCATAGGATGCTCCTATTCACTATAACCGGTGTAGCGATTCTCATCACCCTTTTCACTACGATCTTCTTCATTCAAGAAACGCACCCAGTGACGGACGCACATTCATTAACCCATCCTGTTCACGCAACATCTTTATTCCATGTCTACCGTCGCGTATTTAACGACCGACGCTTTGTGCTCTATCTGATTGGTGGACTATGCGCGGCAACGCTCGAAGCTCAATTGAACAACTACATCGGTATACATCTAGCTAAAAACATGACAACAACAACCATCACGACTCTGCACCATATCTCCTTGCGCGTAGATGGCCTGAAAATGGTTGGACTGCTTCAAACCGAAAATACCATCCTTGTTGTCTTACTTGCCACTTTAGCCATCCGCTTTGTAACAAGACGAGACAGACGGCGTACACTTTTCGCCGGACTCGCACTAAACGCCATTGGCTATGTCCTGATGGTTGTCTTCACCAATCCATATATTCTCCTTGGCACGATGCTTGTGGCTACCATTGGAGAAGTGATCAACACGCCCATTCGACAAGCATACTTGGGCGAACTCGCACCAGAAGAAATGCGTAGCTCTTACGCCGCGATGAATGGTGTGTCCTTTACTGCAGCGCGGCTTGTCGCATCACTCGCCGTTGTCCTTGGCGCCATAGTTCCACATTGGACTATGGTTGGCATTACTGCACTGTTCGGCTTCACCGGTATCATGCTACTTAGGATCGTCGCCAACCAACTGCCCCGCTTTCAGCCGCGTGATCCATTCACAGACAACATTCCCACGACTACATCTTCCCAAACATGA
- a CDS encoding proton-conducting transporter membrane subunit — MQAVPTMITAILMLVSPWPLFMVGLVVGIGADRHVRLMRRWTRGAAWFALVCAFLAAVTYSLGKNQSVTFFSMKMPASMGQLAISVDVNDLTVIMLLLVSFVGLIVARYSYTYMDGDTHEGRFHRWLSLTLGAFLTLILSGNIWGFWISWVVTSLFLHALLAFYGERPIAVLAARKKYLLHRIADASLGVGFMLIIRTLHTSQFASIAQALAATHGQLPETLQIASGLIVLSAVLKSAQFPFHGWLIQVMEAPTPVSALLHAGIIYTGAFLILRMIPIISRVRWAGDELILVGLISIMVASLMMMTSTNIKGSLAYSTSAQMGFMLMECGLGLYSLAVLHIVSHSVYKAHAFLSSGSVVDYYRSPKLPAISRFATVWQVIQSLAVSTPLAIAIGSIFGMPLLEQPALIVMGFILTVAISQLLLQALNIDEFGKSKLLLTMIGLSTLVSLAYFGLDSLSTTVLSGSLPTAKEAVGVLQDALLGLIIAVFMGLLLIQQMLPRMMNHPFWQATYVHLYNDLYIDMFITRMVRSFWPVRTSAPFQATSKGRAQEVKS, encoded by the coding sequence ATGCAAGCTGTTCCCACTATGATAACAGCCATACTCATGCTGGTATCGCCTTGGCCACTTTTCATGGTTGGTCTTGTGGTTGGAATTGGTGCTGACCGCCACGTCCGTCTGATGAGAAGATGGACAAGGGGTGCCGCGTGGTTCGCTTTGGTGTGTGCGTTTTTGGCGGCAGTGACCTATTCATTGGGAAAGAATCAATCCGTAACTTTTTTCTCTATGAAGATGCCAGCGAGTATGGGTCAACTAGCGATTAGCGTCGACGTCAACGATTTGACGGTGATTATGCTTTTGCTTGTTTCCTTTGTCGGCCTGATTGTCGCTCGATATTCGTATACCTATATGGATGGCGATACACATGAAGGGCGTTTCCACCGGTGGCTGAGTCTCACGTTGGGGGCATTTTTAACACTGATTCTTTCAGGTAATATATGGGGTTTTTGGATCTCCTGGGTTGTCACGAGTCTGTTTCTGCACGCGTTGCTGGCATTTTATGGAGAACGCCCTATCGCGGTGCTTGCCGCTCGTAAGAAATACCTGCTTCACCGGATTGCGGATGCAAGCCTTGGCGTAGGCTTCATGCTCATCATTCGGACACTTCATACGTCGCAATTCGCCAGCATCGCACAGGCACTCGCAGCAACTCACGGACAGCTACCGGAAACCTTGCAGATCGCAAGTGGTCTTATCGTTTTGAGTGCAGTCCTAAAGAGTGCGCAATTTCCATTTCACGGCTGGCTTATTCAGGTCATGGAAGCACCGACACCAGTATCAGCGTTATTACATGCTGGCATCATTTACACTGGTGCATTTTTGATTCTGCGCATGATTCCTATCATATCACGGGTGAGATGGGCAGGGGATGAACTGATTCTAGTGGGATTGATCTCCATAATGGTTGCTTCTCTCATGATGATGACGTCAACCAATATTAAGGGGTCACTTGCCTATTCAACCAGCGCGCAGATGGGTTTCATGCTGATGGAATGTGGTCTTGGTCTGTATAGCCTTGCGGTCCTGCATATTGTCTCGCATTCAGTCTACAAGGCGCATGCTTTCTTATCGTCTGGCAGCGTGGTCGATTATTATCGATCACCTAAGTTACCTGCGATATCCCGCTTTGCGACAGTATGGCAAGTGATTCAAAGTCTTGCAGTTTCAACGCCGTTAGCCATAGCTATAGGATCAATTTTTGGAATGCCATTGCTAGAACAACCTGCGCTGATTGTCATGGGATTCATTTTGACCGTGGCCATCTCTCAATTGCTGTTGCAAGCTTTGAATATAGATGAATTTGGGAAAAGCAAATTACTATTGACAATGATCGGTCTCAGTACACTAGTTTCCCTTGCCTATTTTGGCCTTGATTCGCTGTCTACAACAGTGCTTAGTGGGAGCTTGCCTACCGCCAAAGAAGCAGTAGGCGTCTTACAGGACGCACTCTTAGGACTGATTATCGCTGTATTTATGGGCCTCTTACTTATCCAGCAGATGCTACCTAGGATGATGAATCATCCATTTTGGCAGGCAACTTATGTGCATCTCTACAACGACCTCTATATTGATATGTTCATTACACGGATGGTACGGAGTTTCTGGCCAGTCCGCACGTCCGCACCATTTCAGGCTACAAGCAAAGGTCGTGCACAGGAGGTGAAATCATGA
- a CDS encoding YbcC family protein, whose translation MEAVCQRIAPLWPAKHFVAVNPYVGLSDQSFWQAHKTLERMTGVGLCMPRAYYIEQMANGRITSADLAAALQELGSSWDVLDFEQVLAHETPLSVSPLSLLTDVLKELDEQDWSNFVVDRISQYCAAYFDEGQALWSMPWRDKSLYSGWLEFMRIDKSPWTMGVRGMGDATKALPDTAQGTIVWALQELAIPPFAIDDYLYATLLSVGGWAGWTRYLSWQAELKKSHDESIRDLLAIRLAWDALLYKLCYSEALKTHWHQAIEATTRPVGHDEDVGNQIDAVLQTAFEAGYRRQLAASLIVADGTSQRNGRADVQAVFCIDVRSEVYRRAFETVAPRVETLGFAGFFGIMMEYVPFGAVEGHRHLPILFNPAYRICERLDSADERETNKLIDQRHTRLRVASAWKTFKTSASSCFSFVEAVGLLSATKLVSDSMGWTRPVPNPDHKGLHAGVYDRLGPGLTTEAVGSRTCSDGSSTGIPESDRPAVAELVLRNMGMIRDFARLVLFVGHGSTTVNNPQATGLDCGACAGQSGEASARIAVALLNDPLTRRGLSQRGIEIPADTYFIAGLHDTTTDELFLFNTEHAPSSHTQDLVQLRQWLEAAGQMTRMERATLLGIGDLPMPTIRADMRRRTRDWAQLRPEWALAGNAAFIAAPRIRTAHCDLAGRVFLHEYNWHNDVNFETLQLIMTAPMIVANWINMQYYGSMVDNIQFGSGNKVLHNVVGGSIGVLEGNGGDLRVGLALQSLHDGARWVHEPIRLQVLIEAPQCAIDVVIDNHEMVRELVENAWIHLFQIDENGNLNRRGIDKQWRRYYVTE comes from the coding sequence GTGGAGGCGGTCTGCCAACGGATCGCACCTTTGTGGCCGGCCAAACATTTTGTGGCTGTTAACCCTTATGTTGGACTAAGTGATCAATCGTTTTGGCAGGCACACAAAACACTTGAGCGAATGACTGGTGTAGGATTGTGTATGCCCCGTGCTTATTACATCGAGCAGATGGCGAACGGGCGTATCACAAGCGCCGATTTGGCGGCGGCGCTACAGGAATTAGGAAGCTCATGGGACGTCTTAGACTTTGAGCAGGTACTTGCTCATGAGACCCCACTGTCGGTGTCGCCACTCTCTCTTCTTACGGACGTGCTCAAAGAATTGGACGAGCAAGACTGGTCAAATTTTGTCGTCGATCGAATCAGTCAATATTGTGCCGCCTATTTTGACGAGGGGCAAGCGCTGTGGTCCATGCCTTGGCGTGACAAGTCGCTTTATAGCGGCTGGCTAGAATTTATGCGCATCGATAAGAGTCCCTGGACGATGGGCGTACGAGGTATGGGCGATGCGACGAAGGCTTTGCCGGATACCGCACAAGGCACCATTGTTTGGGCGTTGCAAGAACTCGCCATACCGCCTTTTGCAATCGATGATTATCTATATGCGACGTTATTAAGCGTAGGCGGTTGGGCGGGATGGACTCGCTACTTAAGCTGGCAGGCGGAACTTAAAAAAAGTCACGACGAATCGATACGCGATTTGCTTGCCATACGTCTTGCGTGGGACGCCTTGCTTTATAAGTTGTGCTACAGTGAAGCGCTTAAGACGCATTGGCATCAGGCAATAGAGGCGACCACAAGGCCTGTAGGTCATGATGAAGATGTCGGGAACCAGATTGATGCTGTGTTACAAACAGCATTTGAGGCAGGCTATCGAAGACAATTGGCGGCGTCATTGATCGTTGCTGACGGTACATCGCAAAGGAACGGGCGAGCCGACGTGCAGGCGGTATTTTGTATTGACGTGCGGTCGGAGGTGTACCGACGCGCATTTGAAACGGTTGCCCCAAGAGTTGAAACACTCGGTTTCGCTGGATTTTTTGGTATCATGATGGAATATGTTCCTTTTGGAGCTGTTGAGGGCCATAGACATCTTCCCATATTGTTCAATCCCGCCTATCGTATCTGCGAGCGACTAGATAGTGCAGATGAGCGGGAGACGAATAAACTGATTGATCAGCGTCACACACGATTACGCGTGGCCAGTGCCTGGAAAACCTTTAAAACCTCAGCGTCATCCTGTTTTTCGTTCGTCGAGGCAGTTGGTTTATTGTCTGCCACGAAGCTCGTAAGTGACAGCATGGGATGGACCCGCCCAGTACCGAACCCAGATCACAAGGGTCTACATGCTGGAGTGTATGATCGTTTAGGCCCAGGGCTGACAACTGAGGCAGTGGGGTCAAGAACGTGCTCAGATGGCAGTTCAACGGGGATTCCCGAGTCTGATCGCCCTGCAGTGGCGGAGTTGGTCTTGCGGAATATGGGGATGATCCGAGACTTTGCACGGTTGGTGTTGTTTGTTGGGCATGGTAGTACCACCGTTAACAACCCACAGGCTACTGGACTTGATTGTGGCGCCTGCGCTGGTCAGTCAGGGGAGGCCAGTGCTCGTATCGCAGTCGCATTGCTAAATGATCCATTGACTCGTCGCGGTCTTTCGCAAAGGGGTATCGAAATTCCTGCAGACACATATTTCATAGCTGGTTTGCATGATACAACCACTGATGAGCTATTTTTGTTTAACACCGAGCATGCGCCGTCTTCGCACACTCAGGATTTGGTTCAATTACGCCAGTGGTTGGAAGCTGCAGGACAGATGACCCGTATGGAGCGTGCAACTCTTTTGGGAATTGGCGATTTGCCTATGCCGACGATCCGCGCGGATATGCGTAGACGCACTCGCGACTGGGCGCAGTTGCGCCCAGAATGGGCATTGGCCGGTAATGCCGCTTTTATAGCAGCTCCGCGAATCCGCACTGCGCACTGCGATCTGGCTGGCCGCGTGTTTTTGCATGAGTACAATTGGCACAACGACGTCAACTTTGAGACATTACAACTGATTATGACTGCACCTATGATTGTGGCCAACTGGATCAATATGCAATACTACGGTTCAATGGTCGATAATATCCAATTCGGCAGTGGTAACAAGGTCCTGCACAACGTGGTGGGAGGTTCGATCGGCGTACTTGAAGGCAATGGCGGAGACTTGAGAGTAGGCTTGGCTTTACAGTCTCTGCACGACGGCGCACGGTGGGTGCACGAGCCAATTCGTCTCCAGGTGTTGATCGAGGCGCCGCAGTGTGCCATTGATGTCGTGATAGATAACCATGAGATGGTTAGGGAATTGGTTGAGAATGCATGGATACACCTTTTCCAGATTGACGAAAATGGTAACCTGAATCGTCGTGGTATCGATAAACAGTGGCGTCGCTACTACGTGACCGAATGA